The following DNA comes from Bacteroidales bacterium.
GTATTTCAGTCCATACCCAATCATCCCGACTTGCTGCTTATCATTGACCAGCTTAATATCTGGGGTTTGATTGCCATTGGTGCCGGGCTGATTGTGGGATTTATGACCCGCACGGCCACCATCGCAGGTATCGCTCTGCTGAGCTTCTACTATCTTTCTCATCCGCCTTTAATAGGAGCCGATTATGCCATGCCCACCGAGGGCAATTACCTGTGGGTCAATAAAACCCTGATAGAAATCTTCGCCCTTGCTATACTGCTTGTTTTCCCCACCGGCAAACGCCTGGGACTGGACCGGCTTATATGGAAAAAAAATTATTGAACCGCGCAGCATCCATTAAATCCCCCTCAACATGTCAAAGAAAAATTCTAACAAACCATCCGGGCACACAGGCCAATCAACTAATAAACAAGAGCAGGCAGGTAAAAAAGGCCTCTCCCGGCGTGATGTCCTGAAATCCCTGGCAACCCTTCCCGTGCTGGGTGCACTGGCATATGGTGTCTTCCGCAAACAGAGATACAAAAATTTTCTCAGGCAAAATATTTTGCAGGAAACAAGCATGTCCCGGAACACACCTTCCCCTGTATACTTTGGAAAGGCCACCGGTGAAAGGCTTCGACTGGGCATCATAGGGTATGGTGGCAGGGGGGAGCATCTGGTCCGGGCATTGGGCTTTCCCCACCCGGATGTGATCGATACCTGGAAACAGGCTGCCATGAAGGACTCAAAGGACAAGCGCTATGAACAATACATGAGCCAACCCGACCTGAATGTGGCCATCAATGGCATCTGTGATATTTTTGATGTTCACGCCGAGCGGGCACTTAAGGCGGGAGCCAACCAGGGAAGAGAAGGCAGCAATGGATCCCTGGGGCAAGCACCCAAAAGATACCGGCGTTATAAAGATCTGATGTCTGCCAACGACATCGATGCCGTGGTCATTGCCACACCCGATCACTGGCATGCCCGCATGATTATGGATGCCGCCCGGGCCGGCAAGCATGTATATGTTGAAAAAGCCATGACCCGCACCGTGCAGGAAGCCTTTGAGGTCAGAGAAACCGTGCACCAAAGCAACATCATCTTCCAGCTGGGCCACCAGAACCGGCAGACCGAAAGTTACCTCAAGGCGGAGGAAGCCATCCGCAAAAAACTGCTGGGCAACATCAACCTCATTGAGGTGACCACCAACCGCAATTCTCCGACTGGCGCCTGGGTATACCCGATCCATCCCAGGGCCGGCAGACAAACCATCGATTGGCAGCAATTTACTGAACCCACAAGCAACCACCCCTTCAGCAAAGAGCGTTTCTTCCGTTGGCGGTGTTGGTGGGACTATGGCACCGGCCTGTCCGGCGACCTGCTGACCCATGAGTACGATGCCCTCAACCAGATCATGCACCTGGGTATCCCCCGATCGGCCATGGCTTCCGGAGGTATCTACCACTACAAGGACGGACGCACCGTTCCCGATACCCTTCAGGTAGCCTATGAATACCCCGAAAGAGATCTAACCCTGCTCTACAGCGCTACCCTGGCCAGCCGGAAAGACCGGGGCAAAGTGATCATGGGCCACGATGGTTATATGGAGCTGGGAAATACCCTCCAAATATATGCCGACCCCCGGTCCACCCGGTACAAAGAAAAAATAGAAAAGGGCATCATCGATCCTTCCCTTCCGATCTATTCCTATGTACCGGGTAAGAAAGGGGTAGATGCGGTAACCTCTGCCACCGAAAAATACTTCGCCGGCCGGGGACTGCTCTATACCTACCGCGGTGGCAAAAGAGTCGATACCACCCACTTGCACCTGGCCGAGTGGATCCATGGCATC
Coding sequences within:
- a CDS encoding DoxX family membrane protein, yielding MSKYTLHYSRSQLSILVILRLLMGWYCLYEGIAKLINPGWSSAPYLLDSGGWFAGVFQSIPNHPDLLLIIDQLNIWGLIAIGAGLIVGFMTRTATIAGIALLSFYYLSHPPLIGADYAMPTEGNYLWVNKTLIEIFALAILLVFPTGKRLGLDRLIWKKNY
- a CDS encoding Gfo/Idh/MocA family oxidoreductase, with the protein product MSKKNSNKPSGHTGQSTNKQEQAGKKGLSRRDVLKSLATLPVLGALAYGVFRKQRYKNFLRQNILQETSMSRNTPSPVYFGKATGERLRLGIIGYGGRGEHLVRALGFPHPDVIDTWKQAAMKDSKDKRYEQYMSQPDLNVAINGICDIFDVHAERALKAGANQGREGSNGSLGQAPKRYRRYKDLMSANDIDAVVIATPDHWHARMIMDAARAGKHVYVEKAMTRTVQEAFEVRETVHQSNIIFQLGHQNRQTESYLKAEEAIRKKLLGNINLIEVTTNRNSPTGAWVYPIHPRAGRQTIDWQQFTEPTSNHPFSKERFFRWRCWWDYGTGLSGDLLTHEYDALNQIMHLGIPRSAMASGGIYHYKDGRTVPDTLQVAYEYPERDLTLLYSATLASRKDRGKVIMGHDGYMELGNTLQIYADPRSTRYKEKIEKGIIDPSLPIYSYVPGKKGVDAVTSATEKYFAGRGLLYTYRGGKRVDTTHLHLAEWIHGIRTGKQPSCNINRGFEEAITAHMSTLSYKENRKVYWDATNQQIV